The nucleotide sequence CTCTCCTCAGCTCTACCCCCTGTCAGAAGAAGAATCCCCCTCTCAGACCCCATGAATCCCTCACACCTTCTCTCACTTCACTCCAACTGCCTCCCATGGAACTGGCCAATCAGGAGCTGTTGCTAGGTAACAGTttgctggaaggggggggggaccaacacTCCATGACTAAGCCTGCTCAGTAAACAAACTTTTCCATCCCAAGTTGCCACCAactctcctctctctgccccGGAGTGTAGCTGCAGCTGCCAGCATTGGACTGTTGCACCAGAAAGCTCCCTCATGTGCTGGAGCCAGGCTCTGATGAGGGAGCCTGTTATGGGGGTGCCTGGTcgcgccccctcaaaaaaaatgcGCCCGGGGCCACAGACCCACAGCTTCACCCCAAgctactgtgataggaattttgaggtcttagttATATgtttaatgttcataagtgtaccaaccaagcacgtacatagatcagcacaggaagaccgacctggaaccattttgattcctaaactgagcaaatgttttctctacaaggtcaaagtgggaaacctccccattgtctctttcctcacaaatcctgtcttaagggcacatttaagatatgaatagggtgtgagcctgtggcctagattcaggaactaagtatttatcattacaaaagactggccaggctccccaggaaatccaatcaagtaacctgccagacaggagataaacaacgacaggagaaaaacaacattcaaatttctgttttagaccgccttttctgtgatgtatgtatgatgtatctggagggtggtcttaggttacaccccttctgtgatgtatgtatgctgtttctgggggtggtcttgatctacagggtggcaatttcaaaagtctttataaggccttgcgcgccattgttctgggttcctcctcctctcctgcgtgtgaggtggagcaccctgttgcaacagatcaataaagatcaagcttactagctgctttgcttctcaatattctctggttggcctctgttatcttctcctaccaatagggaacctacataaggactctatatgggctcttggataccccataagggataagggcaatttttgtttacaacactactCCACAGGCTCCACAAGAGAGATAAACCTCATAAATGGAGTGTAGGAAAAAGTTTTTATCGATGCTTCGTGTTCCTCAGATACTAGAGCAGGCATcctcaacctgcggccctccagatgtttttggcctacaactcccatgatccctagctagcaggaccagtggtcagggatgatgggaattgtagtctcaaaacatcaggagggccgaggctgaggaagcctgcgctAGAGAGTCCACACAGGAGAGACCCGCAAATGCCACGAGTGGGAAATAGTTAAATCAGTGTGCAAGCCTTTTAGAAAATCACATCAACCTCCACACaggacaaaaaaaccaaacccatgaATGCTTGGAATGTAGGGAAAATTTTGATGGTACCTCAGGACTAGAGAGCTCACACATGGGAGGAACCCTGTAAACGTTCAGAAAATCAAAAATGTTTTGCTCAGAGTTCCCTAGTGGAAACCCAACTGAGAAGTCACtcttttttctgcttttctgctgctgcttttttctgctgctgctttttctcagcatttctgttgtttttatattgatttCTTTGACCTGcttcaattaaaaatatataaaataaaagaaaactctaaagcaggggtgtcaaactcaaattcatcgggggccgcatcagcagtttggtcaccctcaaagggccggttgtatctgtaggaatgcatgtaaagtggaggtttcctgtgtagaacggccggcgccactagagggcagacgttctctggcttgtaggctgcagcgcatgcgctgaagaggcggctttcttgtgtcaaaaaaaagaaaagaaaagcgagaataaaaggtgaaggccggCGGCCgccggcggctacacgggccacatgatgaggtctggcgggccggattcggcccgcgggccttgtgtttgacacccatgCTCTAAAGAATGCTTTTAAAGAGAGAATTCAATGTTTCAATGAATTACAATGTTTCAGTTCAAAGAGTTTCAATAAAGGTGGGGGCTATTGGGCTTTTCTTTGttattatattatgtatttttgtgtttttatgttataaagtgccctgtgatcctcagatgaagggtggtatagaaattataaaataaataaaattcactcAGGAGACAAGCCCTTCGGCTGCCTGATTGACAGTTTGTTTTGAGGCACAATTCAGAGTCTTGGGTGACTTGTCTTGTTCATATTGTACAGATATTACATCTTGACATTTGTGCTCTATGCTGTAAATATCTCTGTAGTCTTTTGACGAAGGacagtatatacatttaataataagaatgtacagtggtgcctcgggttacatacgcttcaggttacacactccgctaacccagaaatagtggttcaggttaagaactttgcttcaggacagaACAGAATAAGAGcagaatagtgcttcaggttaagaactttgcttcaggagaagaacagaaattgggttctggcggtggcagcaggaggccccattagctaaagtggtgcttcaggttaagaacagtttcaggttaagtacggacctccagaacaaattaagtacttaacccaaggtaccactgtactttaaatgtatggtacatGCATAGCTACAAGTGCTATCTTAATATGATCTTTATGGAGGTAAGGGAGAGGGGATGACTATCATTCCATTTTGTGTAGGATTATTCCAGGCATGCTAGAAATATTCCAGCTGTTTCATGCATTTGATGAACTGGAGTCTAGTCCACAAAAAGCGTATCATTGCCTCCATAACCTGTGTCCGGGCTGTGAGTATTGTTGCACTTAGGTAGCCAAAGCAGCACTGCCCATGCACAAAAATGGTaaaatgcgggtggcgctgtggtctaaactactgagcctcttgggcttgctgatcggaaggtcttCATCATTCATCTGGTGGCAGATAGCCATTTTTCTCCTCATGCTTTCCAACACTTAATTCTCCACGTGCCAGCAGAGGTCACCCAAGTTCCACTTGGATAGCTTTCTGTTCCCTGGTGGAAGATAACGCAGAAATGCAGCTCTGTGTAAGCAGGGGTGTTTGCAGGAAATATGTAGAATTGCAatactcgaagctaccagcatgagtttgaccaaactgcgggaggcagtggaagacaggagtgcctggcgtggtctggtccagggggtcacgaagagtcggacacgactaaacaactaaacaacaacaaggaatttTCTGTACACGATGATGGCAGAAAATTTTACAAGCTCTGCATAACCTTTGATATTCAGTGGAGCAGGACTTTTAAAAGCAGGTTTTCCAATTCCAAAGTCCCAAACCCAtcagatatccccccccccacacatgtTGAATGATGGTAGACGACATCCCCATGTTGAGCCAattcccacttgtggaatgctctcctcaaaggctcatctggcaccatcattatataGCTTTAGGTGCCACATGTTACAGGAATTCTAacgtctcaaatatagaataattgttgataattgcacaagataaacacacatacataagtatataaaccacatgtctaaaaCAGTACATGAGAGCAATCCAGAAGTCATATTGGCTCTCCTAAAAAAACCTACAGctatacctcatgttatgtccgcttcatgttacgttcttccAGGTTATGTCCTGCGGTGATCtgaaagtaccggaaagggttacttctgggttttgttgcTCACGTatgcgcagatgtgcaaaatgacatcgcgcacatgcgcagaagcggtaaatcgcaacccgcacgtgtgcAGATGCACGGTTgtgggttgtgttcttttcatgttgcgaaggggcctccggaacggatcccattcgcaaccagaggtaccactgtaaatatttcctctgcctccttaatccccctaggccaaccccaacctccctcaccaccaaaggaatacagtggtacctccagtcacaaacttaatccgttccggaggtccgttcgtaaccggaAACCATTCTCAACCTGAGgaacgctttcgctaatggcatCTCCTGCTGCGCATGCACCTCTGGTGCGCAATTTCGGCTTGCATTTGGGGGCAAAGTTTGCTTCCAGGAGCacatacttctgggttagcagagctcatTACCCGAAGCgtgtgtaaccagaagcgttcgcaaacagaggtaccactgtacaagtgaatagtaaagagaacctgcacaagcgacgctgacacaaaaccccacacatacactaagtagaatggAAGCTTTTCCACCCCACCACCACTCACCATGCCCCCTtccatctctttcccccttttcttcctaatgtaacactaatgtcccaacaaatgaaactgatctgtagaaaacgtaacttgaaaaaagagacattgcgcatacttttgtaaaccaacaaatctttaataaaaataaaatgttttaaaaaataattaaaaaaagaacgTACTGAAAACTGAATCAATCTGATCCACACATTCCAATAGCAACCTGACAACCTAAAACATAGCTATCCATTGAAATGTGCATATATCCAAATATTGCAATGCCATTTCCCAAGCCAAACCTATGCTCACAATAATACGTTTATTGGGTGAAAGTGCTCAAAAAACTGGCAGCGTGAAAGTGAATATTgttgtgaaaataacacacaaagaTGCATTATGCTAGGagaaatatattgggggggggggaatgtgtacattggtcaaaactgcatataggcatgtgtttattaggagaagttGGCACTAAAATGCTTTTGACAGTCTTCTGGATTGACCCAAGAGCCAGCCAAAATCATTGCTGTGGGTGGTGCCCAAAGCAATTCAGAGTATACCCTTTGAAGTTAATAAACATGGCCAACTTTGTCAAACAATGCAAAGGGGTCTGCTCAGTTGGGTAGCACCCCTTgtacagaactgggctgaaaagGAGGTGTGGCATCGTCAATGCCACATGGGCCAGCCAATCATTCTGCAGCAACCTATGGCTCCTCAGGGTTGAAGTAACCTTGTGGGTTTGATCCTGCATTTCGGGTAGTGTGGGTGGTTCCCCTGAACAGGGCACTGAGCTGAAGGGGGCGCAAAATTGAGAATGCCCGCAATTGAGAAAAACCATCTGAGGTTGGCAAATTTTGACCTTGCTTAGGGCACCGTTATTAAAGGTTGCCAAAGCCCGCCACTGCCAGGGAGGAAGCTGTATCAGTGCAGTGAGTGCAGCCCATCTGTCTCCACCCTTAGGCAGAGAGTTTCAAGACGCCTTTCTTGCTCACGTAAAAGAAGGGCTGGAGGGTCTCTCCAGAGAAAGAGGCTTCTGTGAATGAGTGGAGAAGAACTGCTGTATCTGCATCGTAAAAGGACACCCGTCCCCCTTCACAGTTCAGGGCCACTCGGATCCTCTTGGGCTCCCCACCCAGAATCGAAACAGGGTGTCCATTGCGGGTGGAGACCCTGTATTGATCACTCCACTTCCCTATGCGCCAGAACCCTTCCTTGGGACCCGGGATGAACTCGCCTTTCCTCTTCACAGACTCTCTGGCCACCCCCACGGCCCATTCCCCCTCGCTCCCCACAGCCACTTCCCAGAAACGTCTGCCTTCCCTGAACGCCTCACGTCCCAGCACGTAGTATTGGTAGTCGAATCTCTTTGGGTTGTTTTGTATGTCTTGATGCCTTTCTCCCTTCCTCACACTCTTAAGATCTCCAGACAGGATGAGCAGGGAATGGGCTGTGCCTGGATCCAAAGTTACGTTCtctgcagtggggtggggggtcaggggaggaaagagaagaccAGCAATGTCAGCTGGGAGATTGGATTGCGTCTAAACATATGGCAGGGGAAAGCGCTTCCTTATTTTGTCAACAAGACTTCAATGCCGGCCTGCCCAAGAGGCgtggtgaggcagttgcctcaggccaGCAGGCTCCTGGGGGCAGATGCACTTTAGGGCTGGACGATACTGGAACAGATTaaaccattttgcattactttctatgagaaagcgcaccttggttttggaacggacttctggaacggattaagtttgagaagcaaggtaccactgtacctggtttTCAAGatcgcgatatatcaccagctaaacattgcaatatactgatatatcacaatgtctgaaataaggatggagcttgagctggcttcacggtttttcccacaTCGCGATTTTTGCTGGCACCCACTCTTGAGATTCGCTGCCCCCTACATGAGGCAAAGGAGTGTTTGAGCtggcagagttaacaggggcaGCCGGAAGTGAGAGAAGCATTGGCATTCCTTCCCTGTGTTTTTTGCATAGCACATTGTGATTCGTGATATAttaccaggtcaaaaattatgaaaccaattatcacaatatggatttcaaaccacttttggacaatatattgatataccaCCCAGCCCTGCTATACCCACCTGCTCCTAAAATGTCCAGGATAAAATGTCCAGGACAAGACCAGGTTTCTGCCTCCACATCCTGCACTGCCTCCCTCATTTTATGAGATTAGGAgttaatgttaaaggtaaagagacccctgaccattaggtccagtcgtggccgactctggggttgcggcgctcatctcgctttattggccaagggagccggcgtacagcttccgggtcatgtggccagcatgactaagccgcttctggcgaaccagagcagcgcacggaaacggtgtttaccttcccgctggagcggtacctattgatctacttgcactttgatgtgctttcgagctgctaggttggcaggagcagggacagagcaaagggagctcaccccgtcgcggggattcgaaccaccgaccttctgattggcaagtcctaagctctgtggtttaactcacagcgccacccacatcccattaggAGTTAGATTAGGAGGAGTTAATGGAGCTCCAGCCCCAGCAGAGTTGCTGCCTTCCTTTTTTGGTTAAGAACATTCCTGACAAAATAACAAAGAAATATCTGAGAGGTCTTGAAAGCGAACATGTCTGGACTCATGGCTAAGGAGGATATAATCTTATTGTCTGTGCATGAAGAAAAAAACACAGCTGAGTGAGTCacaggcagaagaggacacgCAACAGAATTTGGGTTCTTTGAGCTTAAAGCATATGGGGGGAGATCTCTCTGATGTGGGGCAGTGGATCCACCTGCGGGATCGTTTAAGCTGTGTGCTGCCACCACCTATGTTCTGCCAGTCTTTATTGGTGAAGGGACACAGATATGAGAACGTGAAATGCGCCTCCAACGACCCCCTTCTGAAGGAGATCTCTTGGAGCTCCTCACCCCAAACAGACTTGGAAATTTACCTTTTCTCAGCTGAAGTCCTGACCGCAGAGATTCTGGAGAAGGAAAGGGGAACAGAGACTCAGTGCCACACCACCATTCCCGGTCAGAAATCTGGTAATGATAACATGAGCCTTGGTAGCTCTATCAGTAGAgcgcgagactcttaatctcaaggtcacgggttcaagacccatgttgggcaaaaaaatcctgctttgcaaggggttggactagatgaccctttagtGGAAATGTGTAAGAATTGGGATTTAGGAGCTGGAGCTGGCCTTGTGCAATTAACCTTTCATTCAATACTGACCTAAGCTCGTCCTTGGGCCTCCCTGCAGCTGGAAGGAGGGATTCTACCGGTAGCCTAGTACTGTGCCCTTGTAAAGAGGGAGATGTGACTGTTTGTTGGCTGTTTAGCTCCTCTGTGTTAACAGattgtcttgtggtctggtgcgtcttatagagcgaaaaatacagtaaatatatTTGCCGTTTCATTGCCTAATTATTCTATTTCCCAGCCTTGCTCACATTACAAATGACCTTGAGGCATTCGTGCACAATTTTTAACATGAACCTTGCAGCTCTTTTTCATTACCTGTGAATTTCTTCATGACACCCATCAGGAAGGGATTTATATCGCAGAAGTCCCAGATCCTCCACTTCAGGGCAGAGGGAAAAGCCACAGGAGGAACCACCAAGTTCTGCTTTGCCCGAGACCTGGGGGAGAAGACCATCATCAACCCACCATCCTTCCAATGAAGAGCAGCTCTCTGTAAAGCCAcgtgccttatgaggaacggttgcaggagttgggcatgtttaacTCGGTAAAGATGAGACTGAGAggatatcttcaaatatctaaagggctgttacatggaagatggagcaagcttgtttcctcctgctttGAAGGGtaagacaagaagaagaagaagaggaggaggaggagtttggagttgacatcccgctttatcactaccctaaggagtctcaaagggatgCGAGTgcccctgtgggttaaaccacagagcctaggacttgccgatcagaaggtctgcggttcgaatccccgcgacgaggtgagctcctgttgctcggtccctgctcctgcccacctagcagtttgaaagcacgtcaacatgcaagtagataaataggtaccgctccggtgggaaggtaaacggcgtttccatgcgctgctctggttcgccagaagcggcttagtcatgctggccacatgacccagaagctgtacgccagctccctcggccagtaaagcgagatgagcgccgcaaccccagagtcggccacgactggacctttacctaaggagtctcaaagcggctaacattctcctttcccttcctcccccacaacaaacactctgtgaggtgagtgaggctgagagacttcagagaagtgtgactggcccaaggtcacccagcagctgcatgtggaggagcggggaagcgaacccagttcaccagattacgagtccaccgcccttaaccactacaccacagtggctcccacaccacactggcttcaaattacaagaaaggagtttccaactaaggaagaactttctggcagtaagagctgtacgACGGCAGAACAGACtctctcaggaggtggtggactctttctccttggagatttttaagcagaggttggatggcctatATGTACTCTATgagttagttgagattcctgcattgcagggggctggactgggtgaccctcagggtccctttcaactctgcagttctatgtagGTGTCGAATCTTAATTAGAATCCTAGCATCACAGAACAGATCAGTTCCTCCTtgctggtgaggaccaggtccaggatagatgatccccttgttgctGCTTCCACCTTCTAGAAAACGAAATTGTCAGCAagacaatggaggaatttgtGGGACCTTAATTTCTTGGCAGCGTTTGAGTTCCGACAGATATGGGAAAAGTTGAAATCCCCCATGTCCACTATATAGTAAGGTCGCTGTTGTTTCACTCTCCTCCTTAACATATTCCTATAGTTTCCTACGCCTGAGTTGGGTCTGCTCCCCAGCAGTGATCCTAGGAGAAATTTGTGCTTACCTCTGTAAGAAGCTTCTGATATCCTAGAGGGAAATAAAAAGGGAGATTCAGTGGAGACATTTCCCTGTGTAACATGGAGTGGGTCTATTTCAAACGCTCAACAGCTGAAgaaacaggcacacacacacacacacacacacacacacacacacacacacacacacatatatgccaaGTGCAAAACCAAACCTTCCCCATCAAATACACACACATCTATAATCGTAAGATAAGTGAGTCAAATGGCAAAGTACAGCCATTTGTGCAggggcaagttttttttttaaaaaaatgcatgtttgGTTTAAAAGTGAGTTTCAGGCTGGAAAGTGTTGAAGACTGGGATAATGTGTACCAGTTCAGCCTTCCTCCCCTGACTGGCTACTTTTTTGTGTGGGTGGGGGAGATTTCAAAAATGGCACCTCCCTGTTTGTAATGTGAATTGGTACACTCCACTCTGTCACTTCAGAACCAGACTTTACCTGCAGgagttggctggctggctgctgaaaCTTCTCCTGCATCACCTTGATGCGGTTTTCAAGAGAGGAGAGCTTCTCTGACAGGCTGGCCAGGTGATCCTCGCTTTTCCTGGCaacctccttctccacctctgccaTCCGGGCCAGGAGATTTTTCTCTAGTGCTTCCAGAAACTGTCGTAGCCGTCTGAACTCAGCCACCATCTTTTCCCTCTCTGCTT is from Podarcis muralis chromosome 2, rPodMur119.hap1.1, whole genome shotgun sequence and encodes:
- the LOC144326119 gene encoding zinc finger protein RFP-like — encoded protein: MAASGGPVQDLCEEATCPICLEYFRDPVIIPECGHNFCRACLIQCWGESEGEASCPHCREIIQHRNLIPNRPLKNVVEILVAEKVSLPGEKGAEGKGKICEKHQEPLKLFCKEEEAPICVVCDRSKEHKKHEVIPLEEALQEYKDQLCKWIEILKKETRETLAVKADFEKESQDLLKRTEAEREKMVAEFRRLRQFLEALEKNLLARMAEVEKEVARKSEDHLASLSEKLSSLENRIKVMQEKFQQPASQLLQDIRSFLQRSRAKQNLVVPPVAFPSALKWRIWDFCDINPFLMGVMKKFTESLRSGLQLRKENVTLDPGTAHSLLILSGDLKSVRKGERHQDIQNNPKRFDYQYYVLGREAFREGRRFWEVAVGSEGEWAVGVARESVKRKGEFIPGPKEGFWRIGKWSDQYRVSTRNGHPVSILGGEPKRIRVALNCEGGRVSFYDADTAVLLHSFTEASFSGETLQPFFYVSKKGVLKLSA